Proteins from a genomic interval of Rubinisphaera italica:
- a CDS encoding alpha/beta hydrolase-fold protein → MTFAQDATVRADEPNVPKGTMTSGVFETSQIYPGTRRDYSVYVPAQYSADQPANLMVFMDGRGYLNEKGAFRVPAVFDKLIHQKAIPVTIAVFVNPGTIPATTQGAADRSNRSFEYDSMGDRYSNFLLNEFLPVALKGLNVSDDPADRAVCGISSSGICAFTVAWERPDQFGRVMSHIGSFTNIRGGWRYPGLVRKSQKDPKSIKVYLQDGEHDLSNLHGNWPLGNKDLAAALQFAGYTYKLEMTDGGHSGKWAGEVFPEAVKWLWDDNAQSTNIPVVNTKPKWEPHPDAIAKDDVPKGKVEKMPAWESSKVFPGTTRDWAIYVPAQYKADQPAALMVFQDGSGMMSEWRWRIPTVFDNLIAQGDMPPTIAVFINPGHEMSKPRKNNKHSNRGYEYDSLGDRYVTFLMDEIIPQVKERYNISDDPNMHGIGGSSSGAICAWTAAWERTDYFRKVYSSVGSFTHLRGGNIYPALIRKSEPKPIRIYMADTSGDVDNAFGSWWWANQRMASALAYMGYDVRFDHAEGYGHNSDFGSAHFPDAMRWLWRSEDYSPTIDTSGDLGGDLTLLDLLVPGESWQLVAEDLGFADALCADKAGNLYFCDMREPGVYRIDAKDGTKSKISDESVSGLEFNPDETLLYACQGSQSRVISIDPNSGAVKTVAEGVKPNDLAVTNDGFILFTQTGKSEVVRIDPKSGEVSVADTGITKPNGIALSNDGGTLAVSDYGGTHTWTFRVNTGGVLDAKMPTMPMRLRIDPKGEFNFNEEPPYVAVSKGDGMAVDRKGRYYVTSDLGVQIFDPTGRPCGVLPKVDEDQPLTSCMLAGEEHNTLFIAQGKKIYKRLLTVDRPKR, encoded by the coding sequence ATGACGTTTGCACAGGACGCAACCGTGCGTGCTGATGAGCCAAATGTCCCCAAAGGAACAATGACAAGTGGTGTCTTTGAGACCAGCCAGATCTATCCGGGGACGCGTCGAGACTACAGCGTTTACGTTCCGGCTCAGTATTCAGCCGATCAGCCAGCAAATCTGATGGTGTTTATGGACGGTCGAGGTTATCTGAACGAGAAGGGGGCGTTTCGTGTTCCTGCGGTCTTCGACAAACTCATTCATCAAAAGGCGATACCGGTTACGATTGCCGTGTTCGTCAATCCGGGTACGATTCCAGCGACCACTCAAGGAGCCGCCGATCGCAGCAACCGGTCGTTCGAATACGATTCCATGGGAGATCGCTACTCAAACTTTCTGTTGAATGAATTTCTGCCGGTCGCACTCAAGGGGCTCAATGTCTCAGATGATCCCGCTGATCGAGCCGTGTGCGGCATTTCATCCAGCGGCATCTGTGCGTTTACTGTCGCATGGGAACGCCCCGATCAATTCGGTCGCGTGATGAGCCACATCGGCAGCTTCACAAACATCCGAGGTGGCTGGCGGTACCCCGGGCTTGTCCGAAAGTCTCAGAAGGATCCCAAATCGATCAAAGTTTATCTGCAGGATGGCGAGCATGATCTGAGTAATCTGCATGGAAACTGGCCTCTGGGTAACAAGGATCTGGCTGCCGCTCTGCAGTTTGCCGGCTACACGTATAAACTCGAAATGACGGACGGTGGTCACAGTGGAAAATGGGCTGGCGAGGTCTTTCCCGAAGCGGTGAAATGGTTGTGGGATGATAATGCCCAATCGACCAATATTCCCGTCGTCAACACGAAGCCCAAATGGGAACCGCATCCGGATGCCATCGCAAAGGACGACGTCCCTAAAGGGAAGGTCGAAAAAATGCCGGCCTGGGAGTCATCGAAAGTCTTCCCTGGCACAACGCGTGACTGGGCGATTTACGTGCCGGCTCAGTACAAAGCCGATCAACCTGCCGCACTGATGGTCTTTCAGGATGGCAGCGGCATGATGAGCGAATGGAGATGGCGAATTCCAACCGTCTTTGACAACCTGATCGCTCAAGGCGACATGCCTCCCACGATTGCGGTATTTATCAACCCCGGTCACGAGATGTCGAAACCACGAAAAAACAACAAGCATTCCAATCGTGGCTACGAATACGACAGCCTGGGAGATCGTTATGTCACATTCCTGATGGACGAGATCATTCCCCAAGTGAAAGAACGGTACAACATTTCTGACGATCCCAATATGCACGGCATTGGTGGTTCCAGTAGTGGAGCAATCTGTGCATGGACGGCTGCCTGGGAACGAACGGACTACTTCCGCAAGGTCTACAGCAGCGTCGGCAGCTTCACTCATCTGCGCGGCGGTAACATTTATCCGGCTTTGATTCGTAAGTCTGAACCGAAGCCCATCCGCATCTACATGGCCGACACCAGCGGCGACGTCGACAATGCATTCGGCAGCTGGTGGTGGGCCAATCAGCGGATGGCCTCAGCTCTAGCATATATGGGCTATGATGTTCGTTTTGACCATGCAGAAGGCTATGGGCACAACTCCGACTTCGGCAGTGCTCACTTCCCAGATGCGATGAGATGGTTGTGGCGTTCAGAAGATTATTCACCCACAATCGATACCAGTGGTGATCTTGGTGGCGATTTAACTCTGCTCGACCTGCTGGTTCCCGGAGAATCATGGCAGCTCGTCGCTGAGGATCTCGGCTTTGCTGATGCACTCTGTGCTGATAAAGCTGGCAACTTGTACTTCTGCGACATGAGAGAACCGGGCGTATATCGTATCGATGCGAAAGATGGTACCAAGTCGAAAATCTCTGACGAATCCGTGAGCGGTCTCGAATTCAATCCTGACGAAACGTTGCTTTACGCGTGTCAGGGAAGTCAAAGCCGAGTCATCTCCATAGATCCAAACAGCGGTGCCGTTAAGACTGTTGCAGAAGGAGTCAAACCGAACGATCTGGCAGTGACTAACGATGGTTTCATTCTATTCACGCAAACTGGTAAATCGGAAGTCGTGCGTATCGATCCGAAGTCCGGCGAAGTGAGTGTCGCTGATACCGGAATAACAAAGCCCAACGGAATTGCACTGTCGAATGACGGAGGCACACTCGCGGTCTCCGATTATGGTGGAACTCACACGTGGACATTCCGTGTCAACACTGGTGGAGTTCTTGACGCAAAAATGCCCACGATGCCTATGCGACTGCGCATCGACCCCAAAGGGGAATTCAACTTCAACGAAGAACCGCCTTATGTGGCGGTCTCAAAAGGTGACGGGATGGCGGTCGACAGGAAGGGACGTTATTACGTAACCAGCGATCTCGGAGTTCAAATCTTCGATCCGACGGGGCGACCATGCGGCGTGCTTCCGAAAGTCGACGAAGATCAGCCTTTGACTTCGTGCATGCTGGCAGGCGAAGAACATAACACACTGTTCATTGCTCAGGGAAAGAAAATCTACAAGCGATTGCTGACGGTTGATCGTCCAAAACGCTAA